The Daucus carota subsp. sativus chromosome 7, DH1 v3.0, whole genome shotgun sequence genome window below encodes:
- the LOC108194231 gene encoding uncharacterized protein LOC108194231 yields MGAGRRVQTFNLNDTAVSSPNKAGSSTDFRYLSKKNLGGVIFGCTNSTIKECLHKQLFGLPASHISYVSNIAPGLPLFLFNYTDRKLHGIFESASSGRMNINPYGWTPDGSGRTLYPAQVEICLRLQCQALHEDQFKPIIVDNYYSATHFWFELDHVQTNKLMSLLSSLAVAPSTSLPQNVAKWRDLFEVIPLPHKGKGNQVNEANLDVDFYQLYESNRDMQLATSDVVPGFSGNSQPLELHLKKGTVPEEEKEHILMKLKEMTIAREHTDSSLKKNVEDAAIVNDMSMEHSSMLKRNEISREKAEPVNTSDDSEIITQLIERLEELEAFKEEQLRRTEHAEKKLVEAETEIQQLKQRYITLECRLNPCTYPVKEGIIEFSTESHLNFKELIFLVGGYDGKTCLSSLDAYLPSQNKMKSLMPMSVVRSLASVAMLCGELYAFGGGNGSEWYNTVESYNPTHNKWIPRPSLNGRPKGSLAGATLQHKIFAIGGGNGCESFSEVEMLDLDLGRWVMTQSMLEKRFALAAAELNGAIYAVGGYDGKNYLKSAERFDPREHTWTRIQSMNTNRGCPALTVMNEKLYIMGGFDGNEMVPSVEIYDPRNGSWMTGAVMNKPRGYSAAAVLEDSLYVIGGTTDSGTITDTVESYKEDLGWEVTYQGSMACRCFASAIVL; encoded by the exons ATGGGAGCAGGGAGGAGAGTGCAAACCTTCAATCTAAATGATACTGCAGTTTCATCTCCAAACAAGGCAGGCAGTAGCACAGACTTCAGATATTTGAGCAAGAAGAATCTTGGGGGAGTCATCTTTGGTTGCACAAATAGTACAATTAAAGAGTGTCTTCATAAACAACTCTTTG GCTTGCCTGCTTCACACATATCATATGTGAGTAATATTGCCCCTGGTTTGCCTTTATTTCTATTCAACTACACCGATAGAAAACTACATGGGATTTTTGAATCAGCTAGCTCAGGGAGAATGAACATTAATCCATATGGATGGACTCCAGATGGTTCTGGAAGAACACTATATCCAGCTCAG GTTGAGATTTGTCTCCGGCTGCAGTGCCAAGCACTGCATGAAGATCAATTCAAACCAATAATTGTCGACAATTACTACAGTGCGACCCATTTCTGGTTTGAGCTGGACCATGTTCAAACAAACAAATTGATGTCTTTATTGTCATCTTTAGCTGTTGCTCCAAGCACCTCGTTGCCACAAAATGTAGCCAAATGGAGAGATCTATTTGAAGTAATACCCTTACCTCACAAAGGAAAGGGAAATCAAGTGAATGAGGCTAATTTGGATGTTGATTTTTATCAACTATATGAATCAAACAGAGATATGCAATTGGCCACTTCAGATGTCGTTCCAGGTTTCAGTGGCAATAGCCAGCCATTAGAACTGCACCTAAAAAAAGGAACTGTGCCTGAAGAAGAGAAGGAACATATATTGATGAAACTAAAAGAAATGACTATTGCACGTGAGCATACAGACTCTTCGCTGAAGAAAAATGTTGAAGATGCTGCTATTGTAAATGATATGAGCATGGAGCATAGCAGCATGttaaaaagaaatgaaatatCAAGAGAAAAGGCTGAACCTGTTAACACATCTGACGATTCTGAAATCATAACCCAG TTGATAGAACGGTTAGAAGAGCTAGAGGCTTTTAAAGAAGAACAACTTCGGAGGACTGAACATGCAGAGAAGAAGTTG GTTGAGGCAGAAACAGAAATTCAACAGCTAAAACAGCGGTATATAACACTGGAGTGCAGACTAAATCCTTGCACATACCCTGTTAAGGAGGGAATAATTGAGTTCTCTACTGAGTCTCATCTGAATTTTAAAGAGTTAATATTTCTTGTGGGTGGATATGATGGGAAAACTTGCTTATCTTCATTAGACGCTTATTTACCCTCACAAAATAAGATGAAATCTCTAATGCCTATGAGCGTTGTCCGTTCTCTTGCCTCGGTTGCTATGTTATGTGGGGAGCTTTATGCATTTGGTGGTGGAAATGGTTCTGAATGGTACAACACAG TTGAATCATACAATCCTACTCACAACAAATGGATTCCTCGCCCCTCTCTGAATGGACGACCGAAGGGGAGCTTAGCTGGTGCTACTTTACAACACAAGATTTTTGCAATTGGTGGCGGGAATGGGTGTGAGTCCTTCTCTGAGGTCGAAATGCTAGACTTAGATCTTGGACGCTGGGTTATGACACAATCAATGCTAGAAAAG CGATTCGCTCTTGCTGCAGCGGAGCTTAATGGGGCCATATATGCTGTTGGTGGATATGATGGAAAGAATTACTTAAA GTCGGCTGAGAGATTTGACCCTAGGGAACACACATGGACCAGAATCCAGAGTATGAATACAAATCGGGGATGCCCTGCTTTAACTGTCATGAATGAAAAACT ATATATTATGGGTGGTTTTGATGGAAATGAAATGGTCCCAAGTGTTGAAATATATGATCCTCGCAATGGATCATGGATGACTGGAGCTGTGATGAATAAACCCAGGGGATATTCCGCTGCTGCTGTTCTGGAGGATTCTTTGTATGTAATAGGAGGAACTACAGACAGTGGTACCATAACAGACACA GTTGAAAGCTACAAGGAGGATTTAGGTTGGGAAGTAACTTATCAGGGATCTATGGCCTGCAGGTGCTTCGCCTCCGCTATTGTTTTATGA